The following coding sequences lie in one Myxococcus xanthus genomic window:
- a CDS encoding chemotaxis protein, whose amino-acid sequence MCPALPWRPLAALLGLLFAACATAPPRSPLLEHIGRSDLSVAALRVRMRDLTRRLPGMLEAAADDLAARSDSREVHRAMLEFKSNGVPMLQTALLQPDPVAGLVDAWALLAQLQDTLPRRAASVPALVPRARRELGEMEAEVAAVWVDLSGHEDVSRARALIHQWAAEHPLTGPLTARESTAPLLASISTLSRVSPMGAAAVLLEDTRDLTTRLDLYASSLPRQVRWQAELAASDVADLPVLGTALGELERTVDVLNQFEGLAASAPAVLSRERVAVLSALTQERMALQAFVSAERQALMGDVDRERTVLMEALRAERIAALQQVDGLARGWVDHTFDRAADLVGRVWLGLLGLGVLLAGVLLARGRRGRTAT is encoded by the coding sequence ATGTGCCCCGCTCTCCCCTGGCGCCCGCTCGCGGCATTGCTAGGCCTGCTCTTCGCGGCGTGCGCCACCGCGCCGCCCCGCTCCCCCTTGCTCGAACACATCGGCCGGTCGGACCTGAGCGTCGCGGCGCTGCGAGTCCGGATGAGGGACCTGACCCGCCGGCTGCCCGGAATGCTGGAGGCGGCGGCAGACGACCTCGCCGCGCGATCGGACTCGCGGGAGGTGCACCGAGCCATGCTGGAGTTCAAGAGCAACGGAGTCCCCATGCTCCAGACCGCGCTGCTCCAGCCGGACCCGGTGGCGGGGCTGGTGGATGCCTGGGCCCTGCTGGCCCAGCTCCAGGACACCCTTCCCCGGCGGGCCGCGAGCGTGCCTGCCCTGGTGCCTCGGGCCCGGCGCGAGTTGGGGGAGATGGAAGCAGAGGTCGCGGCGGTTTGGGTGGACCTCTCCGGCCATGAGGATGTCTCGCGAGCGCGCGCGCTCATCCACCAATGGGCCGCCGAGCATCCCCTCACCGGCCCCCTCACCGCGCGCGAGTCCACCGCACCGCTCCTGGCATCCATCTCCACCCTCTCCCGCGTCAGCCCGATGGGCGCGGCGGCGGTGCTGCTGGAGGACACCCGAGACCTCACCACGCGGCTGGACCTCTATGCCTCCAGCCTCCCTCGACAAGTACGATGGCAGGCGGAGCTCGCCGCCAGCGACGTGGCGGACCTCCCTGTCCTCGGTACCGCCCTGGGGGAATTGGAGCGCACGGTGGACGTCCTCAACCAGTTCGAAGGACTGGCCGCCAGCGCTCCAGCCGTGTTGTCGCGTGAGCGAGTCGCTGTGCTTTCCGCGCTGACACAGGAACGCATGGCCCTCCAGGCGTTCGTCTCCGCTGAGCGCCAGGCCCTCATGGGGGATGTGGACCGGGAACGCACGGTGCTGATGGAAGCGTTGCGCGCGGAGCGAATCGCAGCGCTTCAACAGGTGGACGGACTGGCGCGAGGCTGGGTGGACCACACCTTCGATCGGGCGGCGGACCTGGTGGGCCGCGTCTGGCTGGGCCTGCTCGGGCTGGGCGTGTTGCTCGCGGGGGTGCTCCTGGCGCGCGGGCGGCGCGGGCGCACCGCAACCTGA